One segment of Elusimicrobiota bacterium DNA contains the following:
- a CDS encoding 3D domain-containing protein, whose product MRLARHHIFSSLAFFAIIFFLSIYLLEKRLESKSITNIKFDGISIFANSEGLTIENIFKNYNIQINENDIISHPLYSPAPMGGTVTITRVKERVETKENILPAKIRKKVRLKKNLRIVELQKVEQKKTIQTIKTVYRNQKLYKREILKELSILKTSYFLNVLDKKGNLEKKYDLSKCRRIKMMATAYRPGDPLAWKDGKVTYLGLKMQRGIVAVDPRVIPLRTRLFIPGYGYCYAGDTGSAIKGKRIDLGVNNLAEEAQWVYQPVTVYILEKNQKL is encoded by the coding sequence ATGAGACTAGCTAGGCACCATATCTTTTCTAGCCTTGCTTTTTTTGCCATTATTTTTTTTCTATCTATTTATCTTTTGGAAAAACGCCTTGAATCCAAATCAATAACAAATATTAAATTTGACGGGATTTCAATTTTTGCGAACTCTGAAGGATTAACTATTGAAAATATTTTTAAAAACTACAATATTCAAATTAATGAAAATGATATAATTTCCCACCCTTTATACTCGCCGGCCCCTATGGGCGGGACTGTTACGATAACAAGGGTTAAGGAAAGGGTAGAAACCAAAGAAAATATTTTGCCCGCAAAAATAAGAAAAAAAGTCAGGCTGAAAAAAAATTTAAGAATTGTTGAATTACAGAAAGTTGAACAGAAAAAAACTATTCAGACAATAAAAACTGTATATCGTAACCAAAAACTATATAAAAGAGAAATCCTTAAAGAACTTTCCATATTAAAAACGTCATATTTCTTAAATGTCTTAGACAAAAAAGGTAATTTAGAAAAAAAATATGACCTTTCAAAATGCAGAAGAATTAAAATGATGGCAACAGCTTATCGTCCCGGAGATCCTTTAGCATGGAAAGATGGCAAGGTAACTTACTTAGGTTTGAAAATGCAAAGAGGTATTGTCGCGGTTGACCCGAGAGTGATCCCTTTAAGAACAAGGCTTTTTATTCCCGGATACGGGTACTGTTATGCCGGTGATACGGGTTCTGCTATAAAAGGAAAAAGAATTGATTTGGGTGTTAACAATCTCGCGGAAGAAGCGCAGTGGGTTTATCAGCCGGTTACAGTTTATATTTTGGAAAAAAATCAGAAATTATAA
- a CDS encoding zinc-dependent dehydrogenase yields the protein MRVAMYYNNKDIRIEEMPKPKIGSGEVLVKVIASGICGSDVMEWYRIKKAPLVLGHEISGEIVETGKDVKKYKVGDRVFVSHHIPCNTCRYCLTGHYTACETLHTTNYDPGGFAEFIRVPSLNVDRGIFLLPEEVSFEEGVFIEPLACVIRGQRVSELKPGQSVVILGGGISGLLHLLAAKALGAGRIIVTDVNDFRLKMAKKNGADAVISAKDDVVSKVKQVNDNRLADLVIVCTGAFSAFGQALNLADRGGSILFFAPTDPGANLPINVNEFWRNDMTIKTSYGNSPYDAEVTIELLRAKRIPVKELITHRLSLSETAKGFKLVAQAQESMKVIIEPQK from the coding sequence ATGAGAGTGGCAATGTATTATAATAACAAAGACATAAGAATTGAGGAAATGCCCAAACCGAAAATAGGCTCTGGAGAAGTGCTTGTAAAAGTTATAGCCAGCGGCATCTGTGGAAGCGACGTTATGGAATGGTATAGGATAAAAAAAGCTCCGCTTGTTCTAGGCCATGAAATTTCGGGGGAGATTGTTGAAACCGGCAAAGATGTTAAAAAATATAAAGTAGGCGACAGAGTTTTCGTATCGCATCATATTCCCTGTAATACCTGCAGATATTGCCTTACAGGGCATTATACCGCATGCGAAACTTTGCATACAACAAACTATGATCCCGGCGGTTTTGCCGAATTCATTAGGGTTCCTTCATTGAACGTTGACCGCGGCATTTTTTTATTGCCGGAAGAAGTTTCTTTTGAGGAAGGCGTTTTTATTGAACCATTAGCCTGTGTAATAAGAGGCCAGAGAGTATCTGAATTAAAGCCCGGGCAGAGCGTTGTTATACTCGGGGGAGGAATCTCCGGGCTCCTGCATCTTCTTGCCGCTAAAGCATTGGGGGCGGGCAGGATAATAGTTACCGATGTCAATGATTTTCGTCTTAAAATGGCAAAGAAAAATGGAGCGGATGCAGTTATATCCGCAAAAGATGATGTTGTTTCAAAAGTAAAACAGGTAAATGATAACAGGCTTGCTGATTTGGTTATTGTTTGTACCGGCGCTTTTTCAGCTTTTGGCCAGGCGCTTAATTTGGCAGACCGAGGGGGAAGCATTTTGTTTTTTGCCCCTACAGATCCGGGAGCAAATCTTCCGATAAACGTAAATGAATTTTGGCGAAATGATATGACTATAAAAACTTCTTATGGTAATAGTCCATACGATGCGGAAGTTACTATAGAGCTTCTTCGTGCAAAAAGAATCCCAGTTAAAGAGCTGATTACTCATCGTCTAAGTCTTAGTGAGACAGCCAAGGGATTTAAGCTTGTTGCCCAAGCGCAAGAATCGATGAAGGTTATAATTGAACCGCAAAAATAA